The Aggregatilinea lenta genome includes a region encoding these proteins:
- a CDS encoding carbohydrate ABC transporter permease: MSAMTYQRPRQRLMRNVTLIALEILLALIVLLPFFWMVSVSIKPANEPFAIPAKLWPDHPTLENYQNAFYPEFRRYFLNSIVVSLATTAISLSVGLLAAYSFSRFQIRALSALLVLIILAQMFPVSAMIIPIYKIMRDLHMLDTYPSLILAYLTLTLPVSIWMLRSFMENIPLDLEEAATVDGASRLQAFVRVVVPLARPGIVATGVWIIVVTWQEFLFALAFTSSRDMRTLPIGMNDFIGQYGIRYGELMASSVMVSVPVIVLFMFLQRYFVAGMTAGATKG; this comes from the coding sequence ATGAGCGCCATGACCTACCAGCGTCCCCGCCAGCGCTTGATGCGCAACGTCACCCTGATCGCGCTGGAGATTCTGCTGGCGCTGATCGTGCTGCTGCCATTCTTCTGGATGGTCAGCGTCTCGATCAAACCGGCGAACGAACCCTTTGCGATCCCGGCCAAGCTCTGGCCCGATCACCCAACCCTTGAAAATTACCAGAACGCCTTTTACCCGGAGTTCCGGCGCTATTTCCTGAACAGCATCGTCGTCTCGCTGGCCACGACCGCGATTTCGCTCAGTGTGGGGCTGCTGGCGGCGTACAGCTTCAGCCGCTTCCAGATCCGGGCATTGAGTGCGCTGCTGGTGCTGATCATCCTGGCCCAGATGTTCCCCGTCTCGGCCATGATCATCCCGATCTATAAGATCATGCGCGACCTGCACATGCTCGACACCTACCCGTCGCTGATTCTGGCCTACCTGACGCTGACGTTACCCGTCTCGATCTGGATGCTCCGCAGCTTCATGGAGAACATCCCGCTCGATCTGGAAGAAGCCGCCACCGTAGACGGCGCGTCGCGCCTGCAGGCGTTCGTGCGCGTGGTGGTCCCGCTGGCCCGCCCCGGCATCGTCGCCACCGGCGTGTGGATCATCGTCGTGACGTGGCAGGAATTCCTGTTCGCGCTGGCGTTCACCTCCAGCCGCGACATGCGCACGCTGCCCATCGGCATGAACGACTTCATCGGGCAGTACGGCATCCGCTACGGCGAATTGATGGCGAGTTCCGTCATGGTGTCCGTGCCGGTGATCGTGCTGTTCATGTTCCTGCAGCGCTACTTCGTCGCCGGGATGACCGCCGGGGCCACGAAAGGCTGA
- a CDS encoding carbohydrate ABC transporter permease, with protein sequence MAAQIRANALKRSTHQRKETHGLGLAILFVLPATVLVIALMYYPMIRTFYESLFSTSFLNPTPEYIGLQRYSDMLHDADFWQIVQNSLVWTISVVLFQNIFGVLTALLLNQNLPGKGLMRGLVLLPWVLPGIVAALLWRFMYDPQLGLINSILISLGVTSQKTAWLAEPGMAMVAVIVAAVWKGFPFSTVIYLAALQGVDQQQIEAAQIDGANAAQRFFHVVIPSISGIIRLNLLLTTVFTFNYFDMIWVTTRGGPLDSTHIFPTIIYDYGFGKFQFGDAAAYGVVAVLILSVFALLYLYELRESIRGKAS encoded by the coding sequence ATGGCAGCTCAAATCCGGGCGAACGCCCTCAAACGCAGTACCCACCAGCGCAAAGAAACGCACGGTCTCGGTCTGGCGATCCTGTTCGTGCTGCCCGCCACCGTGCTGGTCATCGCGCTGATGTACTACCCCATGATCCGCACGTTTTACGAGAGCCTGTTTTCGACGTCGTTCCTCAACCCGACGCCCGAATACATCGGCTTGCAGCGTTACAGCGACATGCTGCACGACGCCGACTTCTGGCAGATCGTGCAGAACTCGCTGGTGTGGACCATCAGCGTCGTCCTGTTCCAGAACATCTTCGGCGTGCTGACGGCGCTGCTGCTCAACCAGAACCTGCCGGGCAAGGGCTTGATGCGCGGCCTCGTGCTGCTGCCGTGGGTGCTGCCGGGCATCGTGGCGGCGCTGCTGTGGCGCTTCATGTACGATCCCCAGTTGGGCCTGATCAACTCGATCCTGATCAGCCTGGGCGTCACGTCGCAAAAAACGGCGTGGCTGGCCGAGCCGGGCATGGCGATGGTCGCGGTGATCGTCGCCGCCGTGTGGAAGGGCTTCCCCTTCTCCACCGTGATTTACCTCGCCGCGCTGCAAGGCGTGGACCAGCAGCAGATCGAAGCGGCGCAGATCGACGGCGCGAACGCCGCGCAGCGCTTCTTCCACGTCGTGATCCCCTCCATTTCGGGCATCATCCGGCTCAACCTGCTCCTGACGACCGTGTTCACCTTCAATTATTTCGACATGATCTGGGTCACCACGCGCGGCGGTCCGCTGGACAGCACGCACATCTTCCCGACCATTATCTACGACTATGGCTTCGGCAAGTTCCAGTTCGGCGATGCGGCAGCGTATGGCGTCGTGGCAGTGCTGATCCTGTCCGTGTTCGCGCTGCTGTACCTGTACGAACTGCGCGAGAGCATCCGGGGGAAAGCCTCATGA
- a CDS encoding ABC transporter substrate-binding protein, giving the protein MKRLGLLLLIVIIAVPVLGTVGAQSDDVVTLTFWDNQQTESGLSAYQQAAVEEFEAAYPNIKIDVVTVPYTEYQDRLILAVQGGNAPDISTVDQIWNPAFAVAGAVMPLDDYIANSETVAEDAFFPGAWQSAMWDGQVWGIPFNVDVWQFSFYNNALFEAAGVDPQSITTWDGLKAAAEALTDPDAGQYGVGLFGFPNESIVVVVDSFIFSNGGAVLHEDGTCALDEPEAVEALDYLVSLIPYAPEGLLNTMNEDVRQLFLNGSVGVEWWPALEQPTLQGSDLDWGFVAGTAPEGKTPVGTYGGWNLVVYEQSQHKEEAWKFIEFLTSKDVNGKVVDLIPANVEAAQAFLEENREGADIILEHLNNAQPRPLSPNYLELSDIEQQMIQSIFNGTAVEDAVADACSQINDLG; this is encoded by the coding sequence ATGAAACGTCTTGGTTTGTTGCTTTTGATCGTGATCATCGCCGTTCCGGTGCTCGGCACCGTCGGCGCGCAAAGCGATGACGTCGTCACGCTGACTTTCTGGGATAACCAGCAGACCGAATCGGGGCTGAGCGCTTACCAGCAGGCCGCCGTGGAGGAATTCGAAGCGGCCTACCCGAACATCAAGATCGACGTGGTGACCGTGCCCTACACCGAATACCAGGACCGCCTGATCCTGGCAGTGCAAGGGGGCAATGCGCCCGATATCTCGACAGTGGACCAGATTTGGAACCCTGCATTCGCTGTCGCCGGTGCGGTCATGCCCCTGGACGATTATATAGCAAACTCGGAAACCGTTGCAGAAGACGCATTCTTCCCCGGCGCGTGGCAGTCGGCCATGTGGGATGGCCAGGTGTGGGGCATCCCCTTCAACGTGGATGTCTGGCAGTTCAGCTTCTATAACAACGCGCTGTTCGAGGCCGCTGGCGTCGATCCGCAGAGCATCACCACCTGGGACGGCCTGAAGGCCGCCGCCGAAGCGCTGACCGATCCCGACGCCGGGCAGTACGGCGTGGGCCTGTTCGGCTTCCCGAATGAAAGTATCGTCGTCGTGGTGGACTCGTTCATCTTCTCCAATGGCGGCGCCGTGCTGCACGAAGATGGCACCTGCGCGCTGGACGAGCCGGAAGCGGTGGAAGCGCTCGACTACCTCGTGAGCCTGATCCCCTACGCGCCCGAAGGTCTGCTGAACACCATGAACGAAGACGTGCGCCAGCTCTTCCTGAACGGCTCGGTGGGCGTCGAGTGGTGGCCTGCGCTTGAGCAGCCGACCCTCCAGGGCAGCGATCTGGACTGGGGCTTCGTGGCCGGAACCGCGCCCGAAGGCAAGACCCCGGTCGGCACGTACGGCGGCTGGAACCTCGTGGTTTACGAGCAGTCGCAGCACAAGGAAGAAGCCTGGAAGTTCATCGAGTTCCTGACCAGCAAGGACGTCAACGGCAAGGTCGTGGACCTCATCCCCGCAAACGTCGAGGCGGCCCAGGCCTTCCTCGAAGAGAACCGTGAAGGCGCGGACATCATCCTGGAGCACCTGAACAACGCCCAGCCGCGCCCGCTGTCGCCGAACTATCTTGAGCTGTCCGACATCGAGCAGCAGATGATCCAGTCGATCTTCAACGGCACCGCCGTCGAAGACGCCGTGGCCGACGCCTGCTCGCAGATTAACGATCTCGGTTAA
- a CDS encoding substrate-binding domain-containing protein, with translation MIPSERDTIILTQVNEQGIATVRDLAQACDVTEMTIRRDLSRLDAQGLLRRTYGGAVKRTGPDTAHIADASQAGQADLEPDALILAPVQNNTAHTLRERAIRNQIPFIAESSPQAGAVYLGPDNYRAGYELGEWTGDYYRAHVDGQAHILCISQYDLANTKARTDGFVDGVRATLGDDAQILTVDGRGTYSEVYRIATDVLRLHPHTNVIFAINDDSILAGIQAYSGLRYDTDRLIAVNVGGEGSTLFNVLQQPGGPLKACMALFPEIVGYVGVELVARLWLGEAVGAEVITPRALLTADTLGDYYAKHDGGWTFDAARLAALVDPAWLESRTHVPRNKLSFVVHYPTHEWYQNLARSMQQRADALGIEFSAVDVNANVKAEIRDLRCLIGKAAAEYVGDGETIILDTGTATSDMACYLSGRQNLMVITNSIDVCKLIQPDTQIDLVLTGGNLDREAQALVGRGARLLLKQLHADKVFLVAGGLSSAFGISSATEAEADIRRSMIQAAREVIVLADHTVIDTDAKFHVDGIDRIDTLITDTGIRASQSLEFTQQGIKIIIAGQSTCS, from the coding sequence ATGATCCCCAGCGAACGCGACACCATCATCCTCACCCAGGTCAACGAACAGGGCATCGCCACCGTGCGCGATCTGGCCCAGGCGTGCGACGTCACCGAGATGACGATCCGGCGCGACCTGAGCCGCCTCGACGCGCAGGGCCTGCTGCGGCGCACCTATGGCGGCGCGGTTAAGCGCACCGGGCCGGACACCGCGCACATCGCGGACGCATCGCAGGCCGGGCAAGCCGACCTGGAACCGGACGCGCTGATCCTCGCGCCCGTACAGAACAACACCGCTCACACTCTCCGCGAGCGCGCCATCCGCAACCAGATTCCCTTCATCGCCGAGTCGTCCCCGCAGGCGGGGGCCGTCTACCTGGGACCGGACAACTACCGCGCCGGGTACGAGTTGGGTGAATGGACCGGCGACTATTATCGCGCGCATGTGGACGGGCAGGCGCACATCCTGTGCATCTCGCAGTACGACCTCGCCAACACGAAGGCCCGCACGGACGGTTTTGTGGACGGCGTGCGTGCCACGCTGGGCGACGATGCGCAGATCCTCACCGTGGACGGGCGCGGCACGTACAGCGAGGTGTACCGCATCGCAACGGACGTGCTGCGGCTGCACCCGCACACCAACGTGATCTTCGCCATCAACGACGACTCGATCCTGGCGGGCATCCAGGCCTACAGCGGCCTGCGCTACGACACGGACCGGCTGATCGCCGTCAACGTCGGCGGTGAAGGCTCGACGCTGTTCAACGTGCTCCAGCAGCCCGGCGGCCCGCTGAAGGCGTGCATGGCGTTGTTCCCGGAGATCGTGGGCTACGTGGGCGTGGAGCTGGTCGCGCGGTTGTGGTTGGGCGAGGCCGTGGGTGCGGAAGTCATCACGCCGCGCGCGCTGCTGACGGCGGATACGCTGGGGGACTATTACGCGAAGCACGACGGCGGCTGGACCTTCGACGCCGCGCGGCTGGCGGCGCTGGTCGATCCGGCATGGCTCGAAAGCCGGACCCACGTGCCGCGTAACAAGCTGTCGTTTGTGGTCCACTACCCCACGCACGAGTGGTACCAGAACCTCGCGCGCTCGATGCAGCAGCGCGCCGATGCGCTCGGCATCGAGTTTTCGGCAGTGGACGTCAACGCCAACGTCAAGGCAGAGATCCGCGACCTGCGTTGCCTGATCGGCAAGGCCGCGGCGGAGTACGTCGGCGACGGCGAGACGATCATACTCGACACCGGCACCGCGACGTCCGATATGGCGTGCTACCTCAGCGGACGCCAGAACCTGATGGTCATCACCAACTCCATCGACGTGTGCAAGCTGATCCAGCCCGATACGCAGATCGACCTCGTGCTGACCGGCGGCAACCTCGACCGTGAAGCGCAGGCGCTGGTCGGGCGCGGCGCACGGCTGCTGCTCAAGCAGCTCCACGCCGATAAGGTATTTTTAGTCGCGGGCGGTCTGTCGAGCGCCTTCGGCATCTCGTCGGCGACCGAAGCCGAGGCGGACATCCGCCGCAGCATGATCCAGGCCGCGCGCGAAGTCATCGTGCTGGCCGATCACACCGTCATCGACACGGACGCCAAGTTTCACGTAGACGGCATCGACCGGATCGATACGCTCATCACCGACACAGGCATTCGCGCTTCGCAAAGTCTCGAGTTCACACAGCAGGGCATCAAAATCATTATCGCGGGTCAATCCACCTGTTCCTGA
- a CDS encoding winged helix-turn-helix transcriptional regulator, whose protein sequence is MTRTRRSDCPINFSLETFGDMWSLLIVRDIVYFGKQTYGEFLDSDEGIATNVLASRLAQMEQRGLLIKQSHPTDGRKEVYRLTEKGLDLIPVVLELANWGAKHDPDTSAPQDWIVRVSRERDALLPLIRATVQRGGSIFVGPDSVLAQLAVQ, encoded by the coding sequence ATGACCAGGACCCGGCGCTCCGACTGCCCGATTAACTTCTCGCTCGAAACGTTCGGCGATATGTGGTCGCTGCTCATCGTGCGCGACATCGTGTACTTCGGCAAACAGACCTACGGCGAGTTCCTCGACTCGGACGAGGGCATCGCCACCAACGTGCTCGCCAGCCGCCTCGCGCAAATGGAACAGCGCGGCCTCTTGATCAAACAGTCGCACCCGACCGATGGGCGCAAAGAGGTCTATCGCCTGACCGAGAAGGGGCTGGACCTGATCCCGGTCGTGCTGGAGCTGGCGAACTGGGGCGCGAAACACGACCCCGACACCTCCGCGCCCCAGGACTGGATCGTGCGGGTGAGCCGCGAGCGTGACGCCCTCCTGCCGCTGATCCGTGCGACCGTGCAGCGCGGCGGCTCGATCTTCGTCGGGCCGGACAGCGTGCTCGCGCAGCTTGCCGTGCAGTAA
- a CDS encoding VOC family protein — protein sequence MQRITPFLWFDNQAEEAAHFYVSIFRNAKILDIRRYTEAGPAPAGTVMTASFSLDGQEFVALNGGPQYQFTPAISFYVDCESQEEVDRLWNALLDGGQPVQCGWITDKYGVSWQIVPSVLNELMQNASPEQALRVTEALFKMVKIDVAGLQKAYAG from the coding sequence ATGCAGCGCATCACACCTTTTCTCTGGTTCGACAACCAAGCCGAAGAAGCCGCTCACTTTTACGTCTCGATCTTCAGGAACGCGAAAATTCTGGACATCAGACGTTACACCGAGGCTGGACCCGCGCCCGCGGGCACGGTGATGACCGCGTCCTTCTCGCTAGACGGGCAGGAGTTCGTGGCGCTGAACGGCGGCCCGCAGTACCAGTTCACCCCGGCGATCTCGTTCTACGTGGACTGCGAGTCGCAGGAGGAGGTCGACCGCCTGTGGAACGCGCTGCTGGACGGTGGGCAGCCGGTGCAGTGTGGCTGGATCACGGATAAGTACGGCGTCTCGTGGCAAATCGTGCCGTCCGTGTTGAACGAGCTGATGCAGAACGCGTCGCCCGAACAGGCCCTGCGCGTGACCGAAGCCCTGTTCAAAATGGTGAAGATCGACGTCGCGGGGCTGCAAAAGGCCTACGCCGGGTGA
- a CDS encoding winged helix DNA-binding domain-containing protein, whose product MEPLTIEQVRMLRLRAQRLHPDQAHTSSVADLVRDLGGLQAQELPSAVLGIRVRSHKASAETVRQARETDRSIVLTWAMRGTRYLVAAADLGWMLPLFGPLFIERGQRRYKQLGLDATTRTRAANRIAAALADGAALTRAELADVLAKEDIPVAGQAIAHLVGFAALSGVICFGPERGGELTYVALPEWTDAGDDPGEAEALARLARRYLGAYSPAALDDFANWSGLPAKQARAGLEAIEHDLVPVEVEGSPAWMPKGHAAWLDEPPGDPVVRLLPAYDGYLLGYKGRDFMVSGAHARRIHPGGGLLKPTLIVDGCARGVWKLERTKRGVTVVVAPFEPLDEAARAGIDAEVGDLARFLDQEPDCRIEQP is encoded by the coding sequence ATGGAACCCCTCACGATCGAACAGGTGCGAATGCTCCGCCTGCGGGCGCAGCGCCTGCATCCTGACCAGGCACACACGTCGTCTGTGGCCGATCTTGTGCGCGATCTAGGCGGCTTGCAGGCCCAGGAGCTACCCTCGGCGGTGCTCGGCATTCGCGTGCGCAGCCATAAGGCGAGCGCTGAAACGGTCCGGCAGGCGCGCGAAACGGATCGTTCCATCGTGCTGACGTGGGCGATGCGCGGCACGCGGTACCTCGTCGCGGCGGCGGACCTGGGCTGGATGCTGCCGCTGTTCGGTCCGTTGTTCATCGAGCGCGGCCAGCGACGCTACAAGCAGTTGGGCCTGGACGCCACGACACGCACGCGGGCTGCCAACCGGATCGCTGCTGCGCTGGCAGATGGCGCAGCGTTGACGCGCGCGGAACTGGCCGACGTGCTGGCGAAAGAGGACATTCCCGTCGCAGGGCAAGCGATCGCGCATCTGGTTGGCTTCGCGGCGCTGTCGGGCGTGATCTGCTTCGGGCCGGAGCGGGGTGGGGAGCTGACGTACGTGGCGCTGCCGGAGTGGACGGACGCGGGCGACGATCCCGGCGAGGCGGAGGCCCTGGCAAGACTCGCGCGGCGCTACCTGGGCGCATATAGTCCAGCAGCGCTGGACGACTTCGCGAACTGGTCCGGCCTCCCGGCGAAGCAGGCCCGCGCCGGACTTGAGGCCATCGAGCATGACCTCGTGCCGGTCGAAGTCGAGGGATCTCCGGCGTGGATGCCGAAGGGGCACGCGGCGTGGCTGGACGAACCGCCGGGCGATCCGGTGGTGCGCCTGCTGCCCGCCTACGACGGCTATCTGCTCGGCTACAAGGGCCGGGACTTCATGGTGTCCGGCGCGCACGCGCGGCGCATCCATCCCGGCGGCGGCTTGCTCAAGCCGACCCTGATCGTGGACGGCTGCGCGCGGGGTGTCTGGAAGCTGGAACGCACAAAACGCGGCGTGACGGTCGTCGTCGCGCCGTTCGAGCCGCTGGACGAGGCTGCGCGCGCCGGGATCGACGCCGAGGTCGGGGATCTTGCGCGCTTCCTCGACCAGGAGCCAGACTGCCGGATCGAGCAGCCGTAG
- a CDS encoding DUF6603 domain-containing protein: MSDFFTDVKNWFKELAEWVQENLGDPYIIEAIRDDLGLAPDRDVPESQRDQIKHFADGLDPDKKGFAETVEDLKIIIEAFVQLGEQLTDDESTVTGWDVAYLLGKLLASEIIRTREPIVYFVGKTTLFVTDDPEMLTELDPALLVRLGRGEPVAADYGEIVVQRISAGASLLIVVLEYILDKYVGPDLLDAYYGWDPAPDSTTPRSDLVSARTLTMIFSLPDVADITPKIALTMTGVPPEHSGPGMFLSIGGSGAFEKTIDQTTLTIEAGAASALDMFIPFSGDAHDFELGSGAAGFLKFSMLHAGHDEPAIRIGDADKTRLDIGKIGLGVDLMADRAGLRLFMKDAELVIKLGDGDGFLQQLPAGEIKLGFNIGILADTAGGFRVEGGTSARATIPVEKSLGGILNIHTIDLALGAGSAGYDAALEMSTTLGLTLGPFRASVDRIGFKFEFAFHEGNLGFMDVALGFKPPNGIGMVLDVGIVRGGGYLFLDHERGEYAGALELKIGAWGIKAIGLLTTKMPDGSDGWAFVLLIYADLPRFHIAFGIFFDGVGGMIGLHHTVDITALQEDMPKGAFDDILFPANPVADAPRIINRLRVIFPIKRNAFTVGLMFRLSWGTPRVGEIKLGLILAFDNALGGEQDVSLSKIVLLGQLRIGMPETQRGDVVRIIVDFMGYLDFDNKRFGFYARLRNSRLVSVLELTGSLVLMIDYGDNPTFVVAAGGFHPGFKDLPAGLPSKLDRLGIKFKIASIVEVTINCYVAVTSATVQFGAEVKLKVDLDPVEISGYLGFDALIYYKPDFRFEVGFRAGMAIKIFGETLLGVDVEGTLYGPGHWRIKGSAKFKILFWSFNPKFDEEWGDKPAVPDVSTNVAALMAADYSNADNWSAALPAGSDTLVTLSALPGDTGVIAHPLGTLRVSQKTAPLGLTLDKYGETRIDGPNRFDLTSVTVGGRTITEPAYTQEHLSRAQYLNLSDEQKLSEPSFENFDVGIAVGTQAYAVSSAVANGDLSYETKYLTPGEEGEDGILIDATLLHVFVTMDVLHVHAAMGAAAQSGLRIHDKLRSEVDKSVHLEQPPLTVVNQTDLGVVDEVAVSGRAASNTSLVEQAVKSSGVRQAQIVEAYELS; the protein is encoded by the coding sequence ATGTCCGACTTCTTCACCGACGTCAAGAACTGGTTCAAAGAACTCGCGGAATGGGTGCAGGAAAACCTCGGCGATCCGTACATCATCGAGGCGATCCGTGACGACCTGGGGCTGGCCCCTGACCGGGACGTGCCAGAATCGCAGCGCGACCAGATCAAGCACTTCGCCGACGGGCTGGACCCCGACAAAAAGGGCTTCGCGGAGACCGTCGAAGACCTGAAGATCATCATCGAGGCGTTCGTCCAGTTGGGCGAACAGCTCACCGACGACGAGAGCACCGTCACCGGCTGGGATGTCGCGTACCTGCTGGGCAAGCTGCTGGCCTCTGAGATCATCCGCACGCGCGAGCCGATCGTGTACTTCGTCGGCAAGACGACGTTGTTCGTCACCGACGACCCGGAGATGCTGACCGAGCTGGACCCGGCGCTGCTGGTGCGCCTGGGGCGCGGCGAGCCGGTCGCCGCCGATTACGGCGAGATCGTGGTGCAGCGCATCTCGGCGGGGGCGTCGCTGCTGATCGTCGTGCTGGAATACATCCTCGACAAGTACGTCGGGCCGGACCTGCTCGATGCGTATTACGGCTGGGACCCCGCGCCCGATTCGACCACGCCGCGCTCGGACCTCGTCTCCGCGCGCACGCTGACCATGATCTTCTCCCTGCCGGACGTGGCCGACATCACGCCTAAAATCGCGCTGACCATGACCGGCGTGCCGCCGGAACACAGCGGGCCGGGCATGTTCCTGTCGATCGGCGGCAGCGGTGCGTTCGAAAAAACCATCGACCAGACGACACTTACCATCGAGGCCGGGGCGGCCAGCGCGCTCGACATGTTCATTCCGTTCAGCGGCGACGCGCACGACTTCGAGCTGGGCAGCGGCGCGGCGGGCTTCCTGAAGTTCAGCATGCTGCACGCCGGGCACGACGAACCGGCGATCCGCATCGGCGACGCGGACAAGACGCGGCTCGACATCGGCAAGATCGGGCTGGGCGTGGACCTCATGGCCGACCGCGCCGGGCTGCGCCTGTTCATGAAGGACGCCGAGCTGGTGATCAAGCTGGGCGACGGCGACGGCTTCTTGCAGCAGCTTCCCGCCGGGGAGATCAAGCTGGGCTTCAACATCGGCATCCTGGCCGACACGGCGGGCGGGTTCCGCGTCGAGGGCGGCACGTCCGCGCGTGCGACGATCCCGGTCGAAAAGTCGCTGGGCGGCATCCTCAACATTCACACCATTGACCTGGCGCTCGGTGCGGGCAGCGCAGGCTACGACGCCGCGCTCGAAATGTCCACCACGCTCGGCCTGACGCTTGGCCCGTTCCGCGCCAGCGTGGACCGCATCGGTTTCAAGTTCGAGTTCGCCTTCCACGAGGGCAATCTGGGCTTCATGGACGTCGCGCTGGGCTTCAAGCCGCCCAACGGCATCGGCATGGTGCTGGATGTGGGCATCGTGCGCGGCGGCGGCTACCTGTTCCTCGACCACGAGCGCGGCGAATATGCCGGGGCGCTGGAACTGAAGATCGGCGCGTGGGGCATCAAGGCCATCGGCTTGCTGACGACCAAAATGCCCGACGGCAGCGACGGCTGGGCGTTCGTCCTGCTCATCTACGCCGACCTGCCGCGCTTCCACATCGCGTTCGGCATCTTCTTCGACGGTGTCGGCGGCATGATCGGCCTGCACCACACGGTCGATATCACGGCGCTGCAGGAAGACATGCCCAAGGGCGCGTTCGACGACATCCTGTTCCCGGCCAACCCCGTGGCCGACGCGCCGCGCATCATCAACCGCCTGCGCGTGATCTTCCCCATCAAGCGCAACGCCTTCACCGTCGGCCTGATGTTCCGCCTGAGCTGGGGCACGCCACGCGTGGGCGAGATCAAGCTGGGGCTGATCCTGGCCTTCGACAACGCGCTGGGCGGCGAGCAAGACGTCAGCCTGAGCAAGATCGTGCTGCTCGGCCAGCTCCGTATCGGCATGCCGGAGACGCAGCGCGGCGACGTGGTGCGCATCATCGTCGATTTCATGGGCTACCTGGATTTCGACAACAAGCGCTTCGGCTTCTACGCCCGCCTGCGCAATTCGCGGCTGGTCAGCGTGCTGGAACTGACCGGCTCGCTGGTGCTGATGATCGATTACGGCGACAACCCGACGTTTGTCGTGGCCGCCGGGGGCTTCCACCCCGGCTTCAAAGACCTGCCCGCCGGGCTGCCATCCAAGCTGGACCGGCTGGGCATCAAGTTCAAGATCGCCAGCATCGTCGAGGTGACGATCAACTGCTACGTCGCGGTCACGTCGGCCACAGTCCAGTTCGGCGCGGAAGTGAAGCTCAAGGTCGATCTGGACCCCGTCGAGATCAGCGGTTACCTGGGCTTCGACGCGCTGATCTACTACAAGCCGGACTTCCGCTTCGAGGTCGGCTTCCGCGCGGGCATGGCGATCAAGATCTTCGGCGAGACGCTGCTCGGCGTGGACGTCGAAGGCACGCTCTATGGCCCCGGCCACTGGCGCATCAAAGGCTCCGCCAAGTTCAAGATCCTGTTCTGGTCGTTCAACCCCAAGTTCGACGAGGAATGGGGCGACAAGCCCGCCGTGCCGGATGTGAGCACGAACGTCGCCGCGCTAATGGCCGCCGACTACAGCAACGCCGATAACTGGAGCGCCGCGCTGCCCGCCGGGTCCGACACGCTCGTGACGCTCAGCGCGCTGCCGGGCGACACGGGCGTCATCGCGCACCCGTTGGGCACGCTGCGCGTCAGCCAGAAGACCGCGCCGCTGGGTCTGACGCTCGACAAGTACGGCGAGACGCGCATCGACGGCCCCAACCGCTTCGATCTCACGTCAGTGACCGTTGGCGGGCGAACCATCACCGAACCGGCCTACACGCAGGAACACCTGTCGCGCGCGCAGTACCTGAACCTGAGCGACGAGCAGAAGCTTTCTGAGCCGTCGTTCGAGAATTTCGACGTCGGCATCGCGGTCGGCACGCAGGCTTACGCGGTGTCGTCCGCCGTCGCCAACGGCGATCTGAGTTACGAAACCAAGTACCTGACGCCCGGCGAAGAAGGCGAGGACGGCATCCTGATCGACGCCACGCTGCTGCACGTCTTCGTGACGATGGACGTGCTGCACGTCCATGCCGCGATGGGCGCTGCCGCGCAGTCCGGGCTGCGCATCCACGACAAGCTGCGCAGCGAGGTAGACAAGTCCGTCCACTTGGAACAGCCGCCGCTGACGGTCGTCAACCAGACCGACCTGGGCGTCGTGGACGAAGTCGCGGTGAGCGGGCGGGCCGCCAGCAATACGTCGCTGGTGGAACAGGCAGTCAAGTCCAGCGGCGTGCGCCAGGCGCAGATCGTCGAAGCATACGAGCTGTCGTGA